A genomic segment from Methanoplanus limicola DSM 2279 encodes:
- a CDS encoding PFL family protein, whose protein sequence is MINRLEVNETNKMIEQEMLDVRTITMGISLLDCCDSDLDTLNRNIYNKITSAAKDLVSTGRDIELEYGIPIVNKRISVTPVALVGGRACKSPEDFVTIAKTLDKAAKDMGVNFLGGYSALVSKGMTPVDENLIRSIPQALSSTERVCSSVNIGSTKTGINMDAVKLMGEIVKETAEATKDDSSLGCAKLVVFCNAPDDNPFMAGAFHGVTEGDVVINVGVSGPGVVKRALEKVRGENFEVLCETIKKTAFKVTRAGQLVAQEASGRLGVPFGIVDLSLAPTPSVGDSVAEILEEMGLESVGAPGTTAALALLNDQVKKGGVMASSFVGGLSGAFIPVSEDQGMIDAVNRGALTLEKLEAMTCVCSVGLDMIAIPGNTPASTISGIIADEAAIGMINQKTTAVRLIPVIGKDVGDTVEFGGLLGHAPVQPVNRFSCTEFINRGGRIPAPIHSFKN, encoded by the coding sequence ATGATAAACAGACTTGAGGTGAATGAGACAAATAAGATGATCGAGCAGGAGATGCTTGATGTCCGTACAATAACAATGGGCATCAGCCTTCTGGACTGCTGTGATTCTGATCTTGATACTCTGAACCGGAATATATACAATAAGATCACCTCTGCGGCGAAGGACCTCGTCTCCACCGGACGTGATATCGAACTTGAATATGGTATCCCTATAGTAAACAAACGCATCTCTGTCACTCCTGTTGCACTTGTCGGAGGGCGGGCATGCAAATCCCCCGAGGATTTTGTGACAATTGCAAAAACCCTTGATAAGGCTGCCAAAGATATGGGGGTGAATTTTTTAGGGGGTTATTCAGCCCTTGTCTCCAAAGGCATGACTCCTGTCGATGAAAATCTCATCCGGTCAATCCCGCAGGCTCTCTCTTCCACTGAGAGGGTATGCAGTTCGGTAAATATCGGATCTACAAAAACCGGAATCAATATGGATGCCGTTAAGCTGATGGGTGAGATTGTTAAGGAAACCGCGGAGGCTACAAAGGATGACAGTTCCCTTGGCTGTGCGAAACTGGTAGTATTCTGCAATGCTCCGGATGACAACCCGTTCATGGCCGGAGCTTTTCATGGTGTGACTGAGGGTGATGTTGTAATTAATGTGGGTGTGAGCGGGCCGGGTGTTGTTAAGCGTGCACTTGAGAAGGTGCGTGGTGAGAACTTTGAGGTTCTCTGTGAGACCATTAAAAAAACGGCGTTCAAGGTGACCCGTGCCGGACAGCTTGTTGCTCAGGAGGCTTCGGGGAGGCTGGGTGTTCCTTTCGGAATTGTTGATCTCTCCCTGGCACCGACACCTTCAGTCGGTGACAGTGTTGCGGAGATACTGGAGGAGATGGGCCTTGAGTCTGTCGGTGCTCCGGGAACAACGGCAGCTCTTGCCCTGTTAAATGATCAGGTGAAGAAGGGCGGTGTGATGGCCAGCTCCTTTGTCGGCGGACTTTCCGGTGCTTTTATTCCTGTAAGTGAGGACCAGGGTATGATCGATGCCGTAAACCGTGGTGCACTTACACTTGAAAAACTTGAGGCTATGACCTGTGTATGCTCGGTCGGCCTTGACATGATTGCAATTCCGGGCAATACTCCGGCATCAACCATATCAGGAATTATCGCTGATGAAGCTGCAATCGGGATGATCAACCAGAAGACAACAGCAGTACGCCTGATTCCTGTAATCGGAAAGGATGTAGGGGATACCGTTGAGTTTGGAGGCCTTCTGGGCCATGCACCCGTTCAGCCGGTGAACAGGTTCAGCTGCACCGAATTCATCAACCGAGGAGGCAGAATTCCGGCACCGATTCACAGTTTTAAAAACTAA
- a CDS encoding Fic family protein encodes MKKLPEKPPDSQEKPNLLDIIDKGDPELIKMVNEYNSRYLYYDEMKYRIPDLNKRTGTWRFMKLLRMMNYESVPYPCLDLQYSTTPEISKSLHIFDQYLSGKIKVNERNIKLGNSYILNSLMEEAIASSIIEGAVTTRRAAKEMLRKGKRPSNKSEQMVMNNYRAMQYIIENKDDPLTPEFILDVHRIVTENTLEDDAVGRFRDNDDVVVADPVNGTIHHIPPVYTNIPGMVEEFCRFANGDDEGSESFIHPIVKGMILHFLIGYIHPFVDGNGRCARSIFYWYVLSRGYWLFEYMPISRIILRSRKDYSLAYLHTEYDEMDLTYFILYNIRCIEKARTDLLSYIKQKQAEQSSAKKMIKNIPRLNTRQAEILREMMEKKEDLFTIREITETWGVVYETARTDLMTLADLGYIMKEKRGREFMFRFDEGSRLED; translated from the coding sequence ATGAAGAAACTCCCCGAAAAGCCACCGGACAGCCAGGAAAAGCCAAATCTTTTGGATATAATTGATAAAGGCGATCCGGAATTAATTAAGATGGTCAATGAATACAACAGCCGTTATCTCTACTATGATGAAATGAAGTACCGCATCCCTGATCTCAATAAGAGAACTGGGACATGGAGATTCATGAAGCTTCTCCGGATGATGAATTACGAGTCAGTCCCTTATCCGTGTCTTGATCTACAATATTCAACAACACCGGAGATATCGAAAAGTCTTCATATTTTCGATCAGTATCTCTCCGGAAAGATCAAAGTCAACGAGAGGAATATAAAGCTCGGGAATTCCTATATCCTGAATTCACTGATGGAGGAGGCGATTGCTTCCTCGATTATCGAAGGTGCAGTTACAACCCGGAGAGCCGCAAAAGAGATGCTCAGGAAAGGAAAGAGACCATCAAACAAGTCTGAGCAGATGGTAATGAACAATTACCGGGCGATGCAGTATATCATAGAAAACAAGGACGACCCGCTCACACCTGAGTTTATTCTTGATGTACACCGGATTGTTACGGAGAACACCCTTGAAGATGATGCGGTCGGCAGGTTCAGGGATAACGATGATGTCGTGGTTGCTGATCCTGTTAACGGAACAATTCACCATATCCCGCCTGTATATACTAATATTCCCGGCATGGTTGAGGAATTCTGCCGGTTTGCAAACGGGGATGATGAGGGATCGGAAAGTTTCATCCACCCGATAGTGAAGGGAATGATACTACACTTCCTTATCGGCTACATCCACCCATTCGTGGACGGAAACGGCAGATGTGCGAGGAGCATCTTCTACTGGTATGTCCTTTCAAGAGGCTACTGGCTCTTTGAGTACATGCCGATATCGAGGATAATCCTCCGGTCAAGGAAAGATTATTCGCTTGCATATCTTCACACCGAATATGACGAAATGGATCTGACTTACTTCATCCTGTACAATATCAGGTGCATCGAAAAAGCGAGAACAGATCTTCTCTCATATATCAAGCAGAAGCAGGCCGAACAGAGTTCGGCAAAGAAGATGATAAAGAATATCCCGAGGCTCAACACGAGGCAGGCGGAGATCTTAAGGGAGATGATGGAGAAGAAAGAAGATTTGTTCACGATCCGGGAGATAACGGAGACCTGGGGTGTCGTCTATGAGACGGCAAGAACCGATCTCATGACGCTTGCAGATCTCGGTTATATCATGAAGGAGAAGAGAGGAAGGGAGTTCATGTTTCGCTTTGATGAGGGGAGTAGGTTGGAGGACTGA
- a CDS encoding nitroreductase family protein — protein sequence MDTIIVDEELCTKCGICSEACPISIIDPAGDEKFPEVREENSGKCIRCGHCEAFCPKGALILNFRPEEKEILPEGAGEIPEKEIGFYLKKRRSARTYKTKSVPREKIEELLEVASYAPSAENGQPVEWIVVHDPEKVRRIGDLTVEWMKTFIGSDHPASGFFAALAGIYEGGHDVICRGAPHMLFNHIPEDRPVAQVDGIIAMTYFDVAAPAAGIGTCWAGFVAMAAAEYEPLKKEIGIPAGRKCSYAMMFGYPKHSIHSIPRRDPVKVTWI from the coding sequence ATGGATACAATAATCGTTGACGAAGAACTCTGCACGAAATGCGGGATCTGCTCAGAAGCCTGCCCCATTAGCATTATCGATCCCGCCGGAGATGAAAAATTCCCGGAGGTCAGGGAGGAAAATTCGGGAAAATGCATCCGCTGCGGACACTGCGAAGCGTTCTGCCCAAAGGGAGCCCTTATCCTGAACTTCCGCCCGGAGGAGAAAGAGATCCTGCCTGAAGGTGCAGGAGAGATCCCGGAGAAGGAGATCGGGTTCTATCTAAAAAAACGCCGCTCGGCAAGGACGTATAAGACGAAATCCGTACCAAGGGAAAAGATCGAAGAACTCCTCGAAGTTGCAAGTTATGCACCCTCGGCAGAGAACGGCCAGCCGGTGGAGTGGATCGTCGTACACGATCCGGAGAAGGTCAGGAGAATAGGAGACCTTACAGTCGAATGGATGAAGACGTTCATAGGAAGCGATCATCCCGCAAGCGGATTCTTTGCGGCGCTGGCGGGGATATACGAAGGCGGCCATGATGTTATCTGCCGTGGAGCGCCCCACATGCTCTTTAACCATATCCCGGAGGACAGACCGGTCGCACAGGTTGACGGGATTATCGCCATGACATACTTCGATGTCGCAGCCCCTGCAGCAGGGATCGGTACCTGCTGGGCAGGGTTCGTCGCGATGGCTGCCGCTGAATATGAACCGCTTAAAAAGGAGATAGGAATTCCGGCCGGGCGGAAATGCTCTTACGCGATGATGTTCGGCTACCCGAAGCACAGTATTCACAGCATTCCACGGAGAGATCCGGTAAAAGTTACATGGATCTAA
- a CDS encoding acetate uptake transporter, with protein sequence MEPIEEKSRNNLFLMDNTANPAPLGLCAFGMTTILLSIHNAGITGLTSPIIAMALLYGGLAQLIVGIMEWKKNNTFGMVTFGSFGLFWISFAAILILPELGLAASPTAVDMASFLIVWGLLILGLFICTLKMHRILMVTFAAVLLLVIFLVAANLTGIHMVHTLAGVTGIIAGLLALYMGVGAVINEIYGSRILPV encoded by the coding sequence ATGGAACCTATTGAAGAGAAAAGCAGGAACAATCTTTTCCTGATGGATAATACAGCAAATCCGGCACCGCTGGGTCTGTGTGCATTTGGGATGACTACAATTCTGCTCAGTATACACAATGCCGGAATAACCGGACTTACAAGCCCCATTATTGCAATGGCTCTCTTATACGGCGGACTTGCACAGCTCATAGTCGGGATTATGGAATGGAAGAAGAACAACACCTTTGGAATGGTCACTTTCGGGAGTTTTGGCCTCTTCTGGATCTCGTTTGCGGCAATTCTGATACTGCCTGAACTGGGACTTGCAGCATCACCAACAGCCGTTGATATGGCGTCCTTCCTTATTGTCTGGGGTCTTCTAATCCTGGGTCTTTTCATCTGCACCTTAAAGATGCACCGCATCCTTATGGTAACATTCGCAGCGGTTCTGCTCCTTGTGATATTCCTTGTTGCCGCAAATTTAACCGGCATTCACATGGTTCATACACTTGCCGGAGTTACCGGAATTATTGCCGGTCTGCTTGCACTTTATATGGGTGTCGGTGCGGTAATAAACGAGATTTACGGAAGCCGGATTCTTCCGGTATAA
- a CDS encoding DUF2115 domain-containing protein codes for MAEEKPENECEKLGRLQTRGELGRAIAAIVNGYSTLDLRRMQWNFSGSVKGIEPSYKKKLEKMITGHLHETWENIRLMNQQGSFSQMKDLLPENNREFWEMVALKCSDKDGSTRIRFLKFLLAGFCIFVKKIPPHPVGMPFPGGDSVQFIEGIYYCPVREKANDVDSALCPFCPALQTPEVGYLKPPVKGSTHRKEEYLKKTFDFHHYNG; via the coding sequence ATGGCAGAAGAAAAACCAGAGAATGAATGTGAAAAGCTTGGAAGGCTTCAGACCCGTGGTGAACTTGGCAGGGCAATCGCGGCAATAGTTAACGGATACTCAACCCTCGACCTCCGCCGGATGCAGTGGAACTTTTCAGGCAGTGTAAAAGGAATTGAGCCTTCATACAAAAAGAAGCTTGAGAAGATGATTACAGGGCACCTGCACGAAACATGGGAGAATATAAGGCTTATGAACCAGCAGGGATCTTTTTCTCAGATGAAAGACCTTCTGCCTGAAAATAACAGAGAATTCTGGGAAATGGTTGCCCTTAAATGCTCAGATAAAGACGGAAGCACCCGCATACGGTTCCTGAAATTTCTTCTTGCAGGATTCTGTATATTCGTTAAAAAAATCCCCCCGCACCCTGTAGGGATGCCGTTTCCGGGCGGAGATTCAGTACAGTTTATTGAAGGCATTTATTACTGTCCGGTAAGAGAGAAAGCAAATGACGTTGATTCAGCATTATGTCCCTTCTGTCCGGCACTTCAGACACCTGAGGTCGGGTACCTTAAGCCGCCTGTAAAGGGAAGCACTCACAGAAAAGAAGAATACTTAAAAAAGACCTTCGATTTCCATCATTACAACGGGTAA
- a CDS encoding winged helix-turn-helix transcriptional regulator, with the protein MEYIVQSHENKPELIEKGLIDSAGADKNITFWDLPLWIKISFIAGMLAAGLGIIKLIPAILGRIIDPLENGMRQEIFDYISENPGCTITDVSDNLDLNRNSTKYHVLKLKYHKVINMDKYEKSLRLFKYSATFDEHQRTIIYLLKNKTGRTLLMSILENPGITNSELSRKHNMNKSSIHWHISRFQKTGVINYIPEGKLRRYYLTSSFEDIIKKERNLKAVSHSQE; encoded by the coding sequence GTGGAATATATCGTACAATCGCATGAAAACAAACCGGAGCTTATTGAAAAAGGACTCATTGACTCAGCCGGTGCCGATAAAAATATCACATTTTGGGATCTCCCGTTATGGATCAAAATTTCGTTTATTGCCGGAATGCTTGCGGCAGGTTTGGGAATTATAAAATTAATCCCCGCCATCCTGGGCAGGATCATAGATCCACTGGAAAATGGAATGCGGCAGGAGATATTTGACTACATATCAGAAAATCCAGGATGCACAATTACAGATGTTTCAGACAATCTGGATCTTAACAGGAATTCAACAAAGTATCACGTCCTGAAACTCAAATACCATAAAGTAATTAATATGGATAAATATGAAAAATCACTTCGATTATTCAAATATTCAGCGACTTTCGACGAACACCAGAGAACAATTATATATCTCCTGAAAAATAAGACAGGGAGAACGCTTCTGATGAGCATACTGGAAAACCCCGGGATAACAAACAGTGAACTTTCAAGGAAGCACAACATGAATAAGAGCTCCATCCACTGGCACATCAGTAGATTTCAAAAAACGGGTGTCATCAATTATATTCCTGAAGGAAAACTCAGAAGATATTACCTCACCTCGTCTTTTGAAGACATCATAAAAAAGGAGAGAAACCTGAAGGCCGTCAGCCATTCACAGGAATAA
- a CDS encoding ACT domain-containing protein yields MNKTIITVVGKDTVGIIAKVCTYLADNQVNVEDISQTIVQGYFNMMMIVDTGGSSKPFGEMVTELETLGDEIGVKIRCQREDIFTKMHRI; encoded by the coding sequence ATGAATAAAACCATTATTACTGTCGTCGGGAAAGATACGGTTGGGATTATCGCGAAGGTCTGTACCTACCTTGCAGATAACCAGGTCAATGTCGAGGATATATCACAGACCATTGTTCAGGGATATTTCAATATGATGATGATCGTTGATACCGGCGGATCTTCAAAACCGTTTGGTGAGATGGTGACTGAACTTGAAACTCTCGGCGATGAGATCGGTGTAAAGATCAGATGCCAGCGTGAGGATATTTTTACAAAAATGCACCGCATCTGA
- a CDS encoding cobalamin B12-binding domain-containing protein, with protein sequence MTGRSEGFITAFLEHDEDTCIESVSKRIKTGEKPSAILDDIREATANAGQKFESGEYSVADLMMAGENLNQVMEVLKPAFGENKPESRGKIVIGTVEGDIHDIGKNIVVVLLEAEGFEVIDLGVNQPPEVFIDAIKEHRPIVVSLSGLLTEAIHSMKITIDEICRAGLRNDVKIIIGGGRTNEEAREYTGADDWADDAISGIRKIKKLAETE encoded by the coding sequence ATGACGGGGCGGAGTGAAGGATTTATAACCGCATTTCTGGAACACGACGAAGATACATGTATTGAGTCTGTCAGTAAAAGAATCAAAACAGGTGAAAAGCCGTCCGCAATCCTTGATGACATCAGGGAAGCCACGGCAAATGCCGGGCAGAAATTTGAAAGCGGAGAATATTCCGTCGCCGACCTCATGATGGCAGGGGAGAACCTCAACCAGGTGATGGAAGTTCTAAAACCGGCATTCGGTGAGAACAAACCTGAGAGCAGAGGGAAAATAGTTATCGGAACCGTTGAAGGGGATATCCACGATATCGGAAAGAACATTGTTGTGGTTCTCCTTGAAGCGGAAGGCTTCGAAGTAATTGATCTCGGTGTCAATCAGCCCCCGGAGGTATTTATCGATGCCATAAAGGAGCACAGGCCAATAGTCGTAAGTCTCAGCGGGCTGCTTACAGAGGCAATACATTCGATGAAAATTACAATCGACGAAATATGCAGGGCAGGTCTCAGGAACGACGTGAAGATAATCATCGGAGGGGGAAGAACAAATGAAGAGGCAAGGGAGTACACAGGTGCAGATGACTGGGCCGATGACGCAATAAGCGGAATAAGGAAGATAAAAAAACTTGCAGAAACTGAGTAA
- a CDS encoding S41 family peptidase, with the protein MSKILLLFIMCLLAVFIAFSGCIQSETDVQSPVTVSGAAFENVSDRLVLKDACTPFECGNESDYNDLLAGAPGGAAANKTGIADYSNQSWSSAFLSLNTLLDERYAFKEWRSVDFDRLYSTYAPAFADAEEKQDKAAYYRALREYLFSIPDGHVNVLPLSGEFGARSADIGGGYGIGIIQLDSGKVIVSYVAEGSEAEDAGIAFGDEVLTWNEEEINDAVNETSYIWATKKPSTNEGILLHRERLITRAPVGTTASVSVAGESGDVRAVNLTAYDDGYEGLKKTSFFLGKEVNDYGVDKAWEDILPQFTSDKVTYRVLPGGYTYIAIYEESFDVYEPFRAAMISAIESGSPGIVLDLRFNNGGDDNLAACFAGWFVEEPVFYEYTTTYDPGTGEFPVASETWSSPQPEGYTGPVAVLVSPDTVSSGEGVAMVFKNTGRGKIISWYGTDGAFGMNNVQAIMPLDMYVMFPDGASLDKNGNIQVDSNAELTGGVSPDIRVPLNEETVARAMDGEDVQLTYALEWLAGQ; encoded by the coding sequence ATGTCGAAAATTCTCCTTTTATTCATTATGTGCCTTCTTGCAGTTTTTATTGCATTTTCCGGGTGTATCCAGTCTGAAACTGATGTGCAGTCTCCTGTGACGGTTTCAGGAGCTGCTTTTGAAAATGTTTCTGACAGGCTGGTCCTGAAGGATGCCTGCACTCCGTTTGAATGCGGCAATGAGTCTGATTATAACGATCTCCTGGCAGGGGCACCAGGAGGTGCGGCTGCGAATAAGACCGGAATTGCGGATTACTCAAACCAGTCGTGGAGTTCTGCATTTCTCTCCCTTAACACTCTGCTGGATGAGCGGTATGCATTTAAGGAGTGGAGATCGGTTGACTTTGACAGACTCTACAGCACTTATGCCCCGGCATTTGCTGATGCAGAAGAAAAGCAGGACAAAGCTGCATACTACAGGGCTTTAAGGGAGTACCTGTTCTCAATCCCCGACGGCCATGTAAATGTCCTTCCACTGTCCGGGGAGTTCGGTGCAAGGTCCGCAGATATTGGTGGTGGTTACGGTATCGGTATAATACAGCTCGATTCGGGGAAAGTAATAGTGAGTTATGTTGCAGAGGGAAGTGAAGCAGAGGATGCAGGGATCGCTTTTGGAGATGAAGTTCTGACCTGGAACGAAGAGGAGATCAATGATGCGGTTAATGAGACCTCATATATCTGGGCCACCAAGAAACCCTCCACGAATGAAGGAATTCTGCTTCACCGGGAGAGGCTGATTACACGTGCTCCTGTCGGGACGACTGCCTCCGTATCCGTTGCCGGTGAGTCGGGCGACGTCCGGGCCGTGAACCTGACAGCCTATGACGACGGGTACGAGGGCCTGAAGAAGACTTCGTTCTTCCTCGGAAAAGAGGTGAACGATTACGGTGTCGATAAGGCGTGGGAGGATATCCTTCCACAGTTCACCAGCGATAAGGTGACATACCGGGTGCTTCCCGGCGGTTACACCTATATCGCCATCTACGAGGAGTCTTTCGATGTATATGAACCGTTCAGGGCGGCGATGATCTCGGCGATTGAGAGTGGTTCGCCGGGTATCGTCCTTGACCTCAGGTTCAACAACGGCGGTGACGACAACCTTGCGGCCTGTTTTGCCGGATGGTTCGTTGAAGAACCTGTATTCTATGAATATACCACAACCTATGATCCCGGAACAGGAGAATTTCCGGTAGCCTCAGAAACATGGTCATCACCGCAGCCTGAAGGTTATACAGGTCCGGTGGCGGTGCTCGTAAGCCCTGATACAGTAAGTTCGGGTGAGGGTGTTGCAATGGTCTTTAAGAATACGGGCAGAGGAAAAATAATCTCGTGGTACGGAACAGACGGGGCATTTGGTATGAACAATGTTCAGGCGATAATGCCGCTAGACATGTACGTCATGTTCCCTGACGGAGCTTCGCTTGATAAAAACGGTAATATTCAGGTTGACAGCAATGCTGAACTCACCGGTGGAGTTTCCCCTGACATCCGTGTGCCGCTGAATGAGGAGACGGTTGCAAGGGCTATGGATGGCGAGGATGTTCAGCTGACTTATGCACTGGAGTGGCTGGCCGGGCAATAA